A single window of Streptomyces xanthii DNA harbors:
- a CDS encoding DUF4245 domain-containing protein, whose amino-acid sequence MAGRNGKKTVGSLVLSLGVCVVAAGTAYVFIPHDDSKEPPVKRVDYQVELLTARRAASYPVAAPTGLTKEWKATSVRYDGAANEAWHLGFLDPKGQYVAVEQSTDKPSRFIDDASQGAEETSRTQRIGDETWQHYKGAKYDALVLKSKGSTTVVTGTAGFGQLTKMAESLEMKQDKSA is encoded by the coding sequence GTGGCAGGAAGAAATGGCAAGAAGACGGTCGGCAGCCTGGTCCTCTCGCTCGGCGTCTGCGTCGTCGCGGCCGGCACCGCCTATGTGTTCATCCCGCACGACGACTCCAAGGAGCCGCCGGTCAAGCGCGTGGACTACCAGGTGGAGCTGCTGACGGCCCGCCGCGCGGCCTCGTACCCGGTCGCCGCGCCCACCGGCCTCACCAAGGAGTGGAAGGCCACCTCGGTGCGCTACGACGGCGCGGCCAACGAGGCCTGGCATCTCGGCTTCCTCGACCCGAAGGGCCAGTACGTGGCCGTCGAGCAGTCGACCGACAAGCCGTCCCGGTTCATCGACGACGCCAGCCAGGGCGCCGAGGAGACCTCGCGCACCCAGCGGATCGGCGACGAGACCTGGCAGCACTACAAGGGCGCGAAGTACGACGCCCTGGTTCTGAAGAGCAAGGGCTCGACCACGGTCGTCACCGGCACCGCCGGCTTCGGGCAGCTGACGAAGATGGCCGAATCGCTCGAGATGAAGCAGGACAAGAGCGCCTGA